One part of the Marinobacterium rhizophilum genome encodes these proteins:
- a CDS encoding helix-turn-helix transcriptional regulator: protein MLSDKQLLDLAEEIYDVALDPSHWVEALTSISVTFSSNIAAVVTQENDSGLCTWARSLGLGEGDQISYATYYGTISPTFLQLHNGGFGDILTDEMHLNRRTYVNSEIYQDYYKPLSIERQTTVVMERTAKDQTYLCLRRPESNSYTDVEIQDICRVAAHVYRAIKLQRRTHFEEQLKVALNAALDHVKSGLVLLDTGGAMIKANLEAERIIAGHDGVYVRGSRLYIERNGCLVDVSTLVEVNGVVGALSPEPDDCVIAIRRPLMRPYIVFVYPLGRSNGDGNERGGTAVFITDTDRRHYLDAQTIQELFGLTPAEARLTAALAEGKSLQEYSDEASIASSTARSTLKSVFKKTQTSRQAELVRLVLSCSVSAK from the coding sequence ATGTTAAGTGACAAGCAACTGTTGGATCTTGCTGAAGAAATTTACGATGTAGCGCTCGACCCCTCACACTGGGTGGAGGCTCTTACTTCAATATCTGTGACGTTCAGCAGTAATATCGCGGCTGTCGTTACCCAGGAAAATGACTCGGGTCTTTGTACCTGGGCTCGTTCGTTAGGCTTGGGTGAAGGAGATCAAATCAGCTATGCAACATACTACGGCACGATCAGTCCCACCTTTTTACAGCTTCATAACGGTGGGTTTGGAGATATTTTAACGGACGAGATGCATCTTAACCGGCGTACCTACGTTAACAGTGAGATTTATCAGGATTACTACAAGCCGTTGAGCATTGAGCGACAGACAACAGTCGTCATGGAGCGCACTGCCAAAGACCAAACCTACCTCTGCCTACGACGCCCCGAGAGCAACAGCTACACAGACGTCGAAATTCAAGATATCTGTCGGGTGGCTGCCCACGTGTATCGCGCCATCAAACTCCAACGCCGCACCCACTTCGAAGAACAACTCAAGGTTGCTCTAAACGCTGCCCTGGACCATGTAAAGTCAGGCTTGGTACTGCTGGATACTGGCGGTGCAATGATCAAGGCGAACCTGGAAGCCGAGCGGATCATCGCCGGTCATGACGGCGTCTATGTGCGAGGAAGTCGGCTTTACATTGAGCGTAATGGTTGTCTTGTCGATGTGAGTACATTGGTTGAGGTGAATGGGGTCGTGGGTGCGCTATCCCCGGAGCCTGATGACTGCGTGATTGCTATTCGAAGGCCGCTGATGCGGCCGTATATCGTCTTTGTATATCCGCTGGGTCGGAGTAACGGCGATGGGAACGAGCGGGGCGGCACAGCCGTGTTTATCACCGATACCGATCGACGCCATTACCTCGATGCCCAGACCATCCAGGAGTTGTTTGGTTTGACTCCCGCCGAGGCCCGGCTGACGGCCGCACTGGCGGAGGGCAAATCGTTGCAGGAGTACAGTGACGAAGCCAGTATCGCCAGCTCCACAGCGCGCTCGACGCTCAAGAGCGTGTTCAAGAAGACGCAGACCTCGCGGCAGGCGGAGCTGGTCAGGCTAGTGCTGTCTTGCAGCGTCTCGGCGAAGTAG
- a CDS encoding type II toxin-antitoxin system HigB family toxin — MRIIALSTLKSFWEDNPVYGDATESILAWYRHTLKADWSSPAEVKQDFRNASILKDGRVVFNIAGNKYRLVVWINYAYRVVYIRFVGTRAQYDQIDVETI; from the coding sequence ATGAGAATCATTGCCCTGTCGACATTGAAGTCCTTCTGGGAAGACAACCCTGTGTACGGCGATGCCACGGAGTCGATACTGGCCTGGTACAGGCACACACTGAAAGCTGACTGGAGCTCGCCTGCCGAGGTTAAGCAGGACTTCCGAAATGCCAGCATACTCAAGGATGGCAGGGTGGTGTTCAACATAGCCGGGAACAAGTACCGGTTGGTGGTCTGGATCAACTATGCCTATCGCGTGGTCTACATCCGCTTTGTCGGCACCCGTGCCCAGTATGATCAGATCGACGTCGAGACGATATAA
- a CDS encoding helix-turn-helix domain-containing protein — protein sequence MDIKPIRTDADYRAALKEIEMLMMAEPGTPEGEKLDVLVTLVEAYESKHYPLNLPDPVEAIKFEMEQKGLTAKDLEPMIGKRNRVYEVLNHKRSLTLKMIWKLHQELGIPAESLIKPPRQTHA from the coding sequence ATGGACATCAAACCGATCCGCACTGATGCCGACTACCGTGCGGCACTGAAAGAAATCGAAATGCTCATGATGGCGGAGCCAGGCACGCCCGAAGGCGAAAAGCTCGACGTCCTGGTCACGCTGGTCGAGGCTTACGAAAGTAAGCATTACCCCCTAAATCTTCCCGACCCTGTGGAAGCCATCAAGTTCGAGATGGAACAGAAAGGCCTCACAGCGAAAGATCTGGAGCCGATGATAGGCAAGCGCAACCGTGTGTATGAGGTCCTCAATCACAAGCGTTCACTGACACTGAAAATGATCTGGAAACTCCATCAGGAGCTCGGCATTCCAGCCGAGTCATTGATCAAGCCGCCTCGCCAGACCCATGCATAA
- a CDS encoding TOTE conflict system archaeo-eukaryotic primase domain-containing protein, with protein MPAFDSPTAAQEELTAIDKRLAELEAEKQRLVQRKQALLRAPPAHAQLILSPEQKIKLFRDLFRGRSDVFAVRWQNAQGRHGYSVACHNEWLPGICKKPKVKCGHCGHKHFKTPDEQVIYEHLAGNQVVGLYPLLPGNRCHLLAADFDKTGWQDAVKAMAKVCHQASIPHAVEISRSGNGAHLWIFFSELVLAQDARRLGFALLDKAMEIHPGLSFDSYDRLFPNQDHMPEGGFGNLIALPLQHQARRQGSSLFVDANLHVYPDQWRFLSQLGRLSANDLSRLLRELEPERPATIDERLPWEQGLRIDHGRIADCPATVTLTLANHIYIKQDAIPDPLIARLKRLASFSNPVFFKTQALRFSTHGIPRFITCARIEQGYLLLPRGCLDDVRDLLKEQQIQIEIEDHRHSGQRLNEMAFLGDLRPGQSQAIDAMAEHDTGILHAPTAFGKTVTAIGLIAKRRVNTLILTHSRQLLDQWNERIQSFTTGVNVGIIGGGKKQPTQEIDIATYQSLIDKKDNTVSEYVQRYGQVIIDECHHISAPRYEMLLNEVRAKYIVGLTATPDRQDGHQKIMFMVAGPIRHKVKAEQGAKFQQTVFVNQRYDQPPAELRLSDERPHIASVYRWLATNGERNAAIAEDVVNAVKRGCHPLLLTERREHAEALALLLASRELRVLVLRGAMRASERKSANEQLASVQVVVATGKYVGEGFDLPRLDTLFLALPIAWKGSLVQYAGRLHREVEGKETVTIYDYLDSSLPMLQRMFQKREKGYAAMGYDIDQDDAKSTLELEL; from the coding sequence ATGCCTGCATTCGATAGTCCTACGGCCGCACAGGAAGAACTGACAGCCATAGACAAGCGGCTGGCCGAACTCGAAGCCGAGAAGCAACGGTTGGTCCAGCGAAAGCAGGCGCTACTGCGTGCACCTCCAGCCCATGCGCAGCTGATACTCAGCCCAGAGCAAAAGATAAAGTTGTTCCGCGATCTCTTCAGGGGGCGCAGCGACGTGTTTGCCGTACGCTGGCAAAACGCCCAAGGGCGTCACGGTTATTCCGTCGCCTGTCACAACGAATGGCTGCCCGGCATTTGTAAGAAGCCGAAAGTCAAATGCGGTCACTGCGGCCATAAGCACTTCAAAACGCCCGATGAGCAGGTGATATACGAACACTTGGCCGGAAATCAGGTGGTTGGGCTCTATCCGTTATTACCGGGGAACCGATGTCACTTACTGGCTGCGGACTTTGACAAGACGGGATGGCAGGATGCCGTTAAGGCCATGGCGAAAGTGTGCCACCAGGCATCGATACCTCACGCAGTCGAAATATCGCGGTCCGGTAACGGGGCTCATCTCTGGATTTTTTTCTCTGAACTGGTGCTGGCCCAGGATGCGCGCCGTCTGGGCTTCGCACTTCTCGACAAGGCGATGGAGATTCATCCCGGGCTCTCCTTCGACTCCTACGATCGGCTATTTCCCAACCAGGATCATATGCCTGAAGGTGGTTTTGGCAATTTGATAGCCTTACCGCTTCAGCATCAGGCGCGACGGCAAGGCAGCAGCCTGTTCGTCGACGCCAATCTTCATGTGTACCCGGATCAGTGGCGCTTCCTGTCACAACTTGGCCGGCTGTCAGCTAACGATCTGTCCAGGTTGCTACGAGAACTTGAGCCTGAACGGCCAGCGACAATTGACGAGCGTCTGCCCTGGGAACAAGGGCTACGCATCGACCATGGGCGTATTGCTGACTGCCCCGCGACTGTCACACTGACATTGGCCAATCACATCTATATCAAACAGGACGCTATCCCGGATCCCCTGATTGCAAGGCTGAAGCGGCTGGCCAGCTTTTCGAATCCGGTGTTCTTCAAAACCCAGGCACTTCGCTTTTCGACCCATGGCATACCGCGTTTTATCACCTGTGCTCGAATCGAGCAGGGGTACCTGTTACTCCCGCGAGGATGCCTGGATGATGTGAGAGATCTGCTGAAGGAGCAGCAAATACAGATCGAAATCGAGGATCACCGGCATAGCGGTCAGCGACTTAACGAAATGGCATTTCTGGGAGATTTGCGGCCGGGTCAGAGTCAAGCGATCGATGCAATGGCCGAGCATGATACCGGTATCCTGCATGCCCCCACGGCCTTCGGCAAAACGGTGACGGCGATCGGACTCATCGCCAAGCGTCGCGTAAACACCCTGATCCTGACCCATAGTCGTCAGCTACTGGACCAATGGAATGAGCGCATCCAGTCGTTCACTACCGGTGTAAATGTCGGAATCATCGGTGGTGGTAAGAAGCAGCCGACCCAAGAAATCGACATCGCGACCTACCAGAGCCTGATCGACAAGAAGGACAATACCGTCTCCGAATACGTTCAGAGGTATGGTCAGGTCATAATCGACGAGTGCCACCATATCTCCGCACCACGATATGAAATGCTGCTCAACGAAGTCAGGGCTAAATACATAGTAGGTCTCACCGCGACACCGGATAGGCAGGATGGCCATCAGAAAATTATGTTCATGGTTGCTGGCCCCATTCGCCACAAGGTCAAAGCGGAGCAGGGTGCAAAATTCCAGCAAACTGTGTTTGTTAACCAGCGCTATGATCAGCCTCCGGCCGAGCTGAGGCTGTCTGATGAGCGCCCGCATATCGCATCGGTCTATCGGTGGTTGGCGACAAACGGAGAACGTAATGCAGCTATAGCTGAAGATGTCGTCAACGCAGTAAAGCGAGGGTGCCATCCGCTGTTGCTGACCGAGCGGCGTGAGCATGCCGAAGCGTTGGCGCTGCTCCTGGCGTCTCGAGAGCTCAGGGTTCTGGTGTTGAGGGGCGCAATGCGCGCCTCAGAACGCAAGAGTGCAAACGAGCAGTTGGCCTCGGTCCAAGTGGTCGTCGCCACTGGCAAGTACGTCGGTGAAGGCTTTGACCTACCTCGACTCGATACGCTCTTTCTCGCGCTACCAATTGCCTGGAAAGGTTCACTGGTGCAGTATGCAGGCCGTCTCCATCGGGAAGTGGAGGGTAAAGAGACTGTCACGATATATGACTACTTGGACTCCTCGTTACCGATGTTGCAGCGCATGTTCCAGAAGCGGGAGAAAGGCTACGCCGCGATGGGGTATGACATTGATCAAGATGACGCCAAAAGTACACTTGAGTTGGAGCTGTAA
- a CDS encoding cation:proton antiporter regulatory subunit produces MPPESKFIGKTITDSGLLEQDINVLTLYRDAKAIPNPKYSRVLQPGDKLLCFGKLDSMRTLVPANTRRKRKPKVKPLDSGI; encoded by the coding sequence GTGCCACCGGAGTCTAAATTCATAGGAAAAACCATTACGGATTCAGGGCTGTTAGAGCAGGATATTAACGTGCTGACGCTGTACAGGGATGCCAAAGCGATCCCGAACCCAAAATATTCCCGCGTGCTCCAGCCAGGAGACAAGTTACTTTGTTTCGGCAAACTGGATTCCATGCGCACGCTGGTGCCGGCAAACACCAGGCGCAAAAGAAAACCGAAGGTCAAGCCATTGGATTCGGGCATCTGA
- a CDS encoding tyrosine-type recombinase/integrase encodes MIEMPPAMPLFDGVAYVEDANAHVNQYLTRVMLESVPDAGFVYELALEWLLEQRHSENNYKTYRSELTTFLQWCFDVAKMSLADMRRQHMNRYVEYCMHPPAELIAYRNVAQFVVSRELDERVPNPLWRPFLGKREQGEALPYRITEKALKTKLAILSSFFAYLIQEEYTERNPALMLIKNGRYKAGPDGVMNAAEEMKAFTELQWSYVMETAEQLALEDPAEHQRTRFLISLMYACYLRISEVAARPGFAPVMGQFRRDSKTSVWLYFIPHSKGGKKRTVAVSKKLLNALKQYRRYLGLDDLPSPADNTPLFIRHRAAGRGRDVGLLNANLGIRQLREEINHVIELAAGRAEKDGFEQDAREMRAMTPHSIRHTGISHDINLNGRPLSHVQADAGHDSIETTSQYLHTSRAERHESAANKSLNRLLGD; translated from the coding sequence ATGATCGAAATGCCACCTGCCATGCCGCTGTTCGACGGGGTTGCCTATGTGGAAGATGCCAATGCGCACGTTAACCAGTATCTGACGCGGGTAATGCTGGAGTCCGTGCCCGATGCGGGGTTCGTGTACGAGCTGGCGCTGGAGTGGCTACTGGAGCAGCGTCATAGCGAGAACAACTACAAGACCTACCGAAGTGAGCTGACCACCTTTTTGCAGTGGTGTTTCGATGTCGCCAAGATGTCTCTGGCAGACATGCGCCGCCAGCACATGAACCGTTATGTCGAGTACTGCATGCATCCGCCCGCCGAACTGATTGCGTACCGCAACGTGGCGCAGTTCGTCGTTTCCAGGGAACTGGACGAGCGCGTCCCCAATCCGCTGTGGCGGCCATTCCTGGGCAAGCGGGAACAGGGCGAAGCGCTGCCGTATCGCATTACCGAGAAGGCACTCAAGACCAAGCTGGCGATCCTGTCCTCCTTCTTTGCCTACCTGATCCAGGAGGAATATACCGAACGCAATCCAGCCCTGATGCTGATCAAGAATGGTCGTTACAAGGCGGGCCCTGATGGGGTGATGAATGCTGCCGAGGAGATGAAGGCCTTCACCGAGCTGCAGTGGTCCTACGTTATGGAAACGGCGGAGCAGCTTGCACTGGAAGACCCTGCGGAGCACCAGCGTACACGGTTTCTGATCAGCCTGATGTATGCCTGCTATCTGCGTATCTCCGAGGTCGCGGCGCGACCTGGATTTGCGCCGGTAATGGGGCAGTTCCGGCGCGACAGTAAAACCTCGGTCTGGCTCTATTTCATACCGCACAGCAAGGGAGGCAAGAAGCGCACGGTGGCGGTCTCGAAAAAACTGCTGAATGCACTCAAGCAGTACCGACGCTATCTGGGGCTGGATGATTTGCCGTCACCGGCCGACAATACGCCGCTGTTTATTCGACACCGCGCCGCAGGACGCGGGCGTGATGTGGGGCTGCTTAATGCGAATCTTGGGATCCGCCAGTTGCGCGAGGAAATCAATCATGTGATTGAACTGGCGGCGGGCAGGGCAGAGAAGGATGGTTTCGAGCAGGATGCCCGGGAGATGCGCGCGATGACGCCCCACAGCATTCGCCACACCGGTATCTCACACGATATCAATCTCAATGGCAGGCCATTGTCCCACGTCCAGGCCGACGCCGGACACGACAGCATTGAGACTACCTCACAGTATCTGCATACCAGCCGGGCAGAGCGGCATGAATCAGCGGCCAACAAGTCACTCAATCGCTTGCTGGGCGATTAG
- a CDS encoding MFS transporter, translating into MASSFAFQMLLVGLGWQIYNLTDSALSLGFVGLARYLPQLVLTLYAGHVADNHNRLHIMIVTRSLMTLTIAVLAVTSVLGSISPAIIYGCCIALGTARAFEMPATQAMVPNIVSADLLAPALTWTASGREATTIIGPALGGIIYILGAGALYGTSTVCCLISTLILAKLHYRHQAREKRPVTLDSLLGGLRFTWKNPVIFGSISLDMMAVLLGSVTALLPIVARDILETGPWGLGLLRSAPAVGAVAMSVYLAWRPVEHSVGRKMFVAVAVFGVMTIIFGVSETLWLSILALLIMGAADMVSVVIRSTLVQLETPDDMRGRVSAVNSIFISTSNQLGEFESGVLAAWLGAVPAIIVGGVGTLGIVALWAWWFPDLVKRDRLDMRPGPERD; encoded by the coding sequence ATGGCCTCTTCCTTTGCATTCCAGATGCTGCTGGTCGGGCTGGGCTGGCAAATCTACAACCTGACCGACAGCGCACTGAGCCTGGGGTTTGTCGGCCTTGCGCGCTATTTGCCGCAACTGGTGCTTACGCTCTATGCCGGGCATGTCGCTGACAACCACAACCGTCTGCACATCATGATCGTCACCCGGTCGCTCATGACCCTGACCATTGCCGTTCTGGCCGTGACCAGCGTGCTGGGCAGCATTTCGCCGGCGATCATTTATGGTTGCTGTATCGCACTTGGCACCGCCAGAGCCTTCGAGATGCCGGCGACCCAGGCCATGGTGCCAAACATCGTCAGCGCCGACCTCCTCGCCCCTGCACTCACCTGGACCGCATCCGGCCGCGAAGCTACGACGATCATCGGCCCGGCCCTGGGTGGCATCATTTATATCTTAGGCGCGGGCGCTCTCTACGGCACGAGCACGGTTTGCTGCCTGATATCGACCCTCATTCTGGCCAAGCTGCACTACCGCCACCAGGCGCGGGAGAAGCGGCCGGTAACCCTCGACTCCCTGCTCGGCGGCCTGCGCTTTACCTGGAAAAACCCGGTGATCTTCGGCTCCATCTCACTGGACATGATGGCGGTACTGCTGGGCAGCGTCACGGCCCTGCTGCCGATCGTCGCCCGCGACATCCTGGAAACCGGTCCCTGGGGGCTGGGACTGCTGCGCAGTGCACCGGCGGTCGGCGCTGTCGCGATGTCGGTCTACCTTGCCTGGCGGCCGGTCGAACACAGCGTCGGCAGAAAAATGTTTGTCGCGGTGGCCGTGTTCGGTGTCATGACCATTATCTTTGGCGTGTCCGAAACCCTGTGGTTGTCGATCCTGGCACTGCTGATCATGGGCGCCGCCGATATGGTCAGTGTCGTCATCCGCTCAACACTGGTGCAACTCGAAACGCCGGACGACATGCGCGGCCGCGTGAGTGCCGTCAACTCGATCTTTATCAGCACGTCCAATCAGCTGGGTGAATTCGAATCCGGTGTCCTGGCCGCCTGGCTCGGCGCGGTGCCGGCAATCATTGTCGGGGGTGTCGGCACCCTGGGTATTGTGGCACTCTGGGCCTGGTGGTTTCCTGACCTGGTGAAACGGGATCGCCTCGACATGCGACCAGGGCCCGAGCGCGACTAG
- a CDS encoding VOC family protein, protein MNRQSFINLPVKHLDRAIDFFTHLGFSFNPKFSDASATCMVVSSQMSVMLLSEARFRAFSPKNICDSSAFSEVLICLTCDSRAEVDDLVARALAAGGRTYNAPQDHDFMYGHGFQDLDGHIWELIYMAQELVQEQTPARQQVG, encoded by the coding sequence ATGAACAGACAGAGTTTTATCAATCTGCCCGTGAAACACCTGGATCGGGCCATCGACTTCTTTACCCATCTGGGCTTCTCCTTTAATCCCAAGTTCAGCGATGCGTCGGCCACCTGCATGGTGGTGTCCTCACAAATGAGTGTGATGCTGCTCAGTGAAGCGCGCTTTCGAGCCTTTTCCCCCAAAAATATCTGTGACAGTTCAGCGTTTTCCGAAGTGCTGATATGCCTCACCTGCGACAGTCGCGCCGAGGTCGACGACCTGGTGGCAAGGGCGCTGGCGGCAGGCGGCCGGACCTACAATGCACCCCAGGATCACGACTTCATGTATGGTCACGGTTTTCAGGATCTGGATGGTCATATCTGGGAGCTGATCTATATGGCCCAGGAGCTTGTGCAGGAGCAGACACCGGCCAGGCAGCAGGTCGGCTAA
- a CDS encoding DUF3047 domain-containing protein — MDHFLSTRTADEEAMSGAAPGRALAAGIALLCSLPLQAAETIGVGQFSAGVLEHWESEIFSGTTEYQLESDPEQGAVLRANSQASASGLFRKIEVDLNSTPWLNWSWKVDSLIQGADERTRSGDDYPARIYVVFSGGVFFWKARALNYVWSSSQPTGSEWPNAYTGNARMIAVESGEAQLGTWRYEARDVRADYRRLFGAEPGPVAAVALMTDTDNTGQFASAAYGDIWFGSAAATVAP; from the coding sequence ATGGATCATTTTTTATCGACCCGCACTGCTGACGAAGAAGCCATGTCTGGCGCAGCGCCTGGACGCGCCCTGGCTGCCGGCATTGCGCTGCTGTGCAGCCTTCCCCTGCAGGCGGCAGAAACCATCGGGGTGGGTCAGTTTTCAGCCGGCGTACTGGAGCACTGGGAATCCGAAATTTTTTCAGGCACAACCGAGTACCAGCTCGAATCCGACCCCGAACAGGGCGCCGTACTCCGGGCAAACAGCCAGGCCAGCGCATCCGGGCTGTTTCGCAAGATCGAGGTCGACCTCAACTCCACGCCCTGGCTTAACTGGTCCTGGAAGGTCGACAGCCTGATCCAGGGCGCAGATGAGCGCACCCGGTCAGGTGACGACTACCCGGCGCGTATCTATGTGGTTTTCTCCGGTGGTGTGTTTTTCTGGAAAGCCCGGGCGCTGAACTATGTGTGGTCAAGCAGCCAGCCGACGGGCAGCGAATGGCCCAATGCCTACACAGGCAATGCCCGCATGATTGCGGTGGAATCAGGCGAGGCGCAGCTGGGGACGTGGCGTTACGAAGCGCGGGATGTGCGTGCCGATTACCGCCGCCTGTTTGGCGCGGAACCCGGTCCGGTGGCGGCCGTGGCGCTGATGACAGATACCGACAATACCGGCCAGTTTGCCAGCGCAGCCTATGGTGATATCTGGTTTGGCTCGGCGGCCGCTACTGTAGCGCCCTAG
- a CDS encoding aldo/keto reductase, producing the protein MAEVNRAVDAPLVLGMMRLHEQKSLHEPALLAGWIERRLEQGLHWFDHADIYGDGRCETLFGAALAQSPALKSSVRLISKADIIRVPRNNSPWNVTHYDSSPDYLEASVNGSLNRLGVERLDMFLLHRPDPLMDVEPTARALERLMQSGKVAQIGVSNFNPAQWRLLQQALGSRLSCNQLELSLRMSAPLFNGVSEALQHDGLQMLAWSPLAGGRLEEEGLGVLLQELAARVGCGSVGLAMAWLRRIPGMPVPVLGSLNEHRINDALAGCRYEMQRADWFALLEMARGQRLP; encoded by the coding sequence ATGGCAGAAGTGAACAGGGCGGTGGATGCGCCGCTGGTGCTGGGGATGATGCGTCTGCACGAGCAGAAATCGTTGCACGAGCCGGCACTGCTGGCCGGCTGGATTGAGCGGCGCCTCGAGCAGGGGCTGCATTGGTTCGATCATGCCGATATCTACGGTGACGGCCGCTGTGAGACCCTGTTCGGTGCCGCCCTGGCACAATCGCCGGCGCTGAAGTCCAGCGTGCGCCTGATCAGCAAGGCGGATATCATCCGGGTGCCGCGCAATAACTCGCCCTGGAATGTCACCCATTACGACAGCTCCCCCGATTACCTTGAAGCCTCGGTCAATGGCAGCCTGAATCGCCTGGGCGTCGAGCGGCTGGATATGTTCCTGCTGCACAGGCCTGATCCGCTGATGGATGTCGAACCCACGGCCCGGGCACTGGAGCGCCTGATGCAAAGTGGCAAGGTGGCGCAGATCGGCGTATCCAACTTCAATCCTGCGCAGTGGCGCCTGCTGCAGCAGGCGCTGGGCAGTCGCCTGAGCTGCAACCAGCTGGAGCTGTCGCTGCGCATGAGCGCGCCGCTGTTTAACGGCGTCAGCGAAGCCCTGCAGCACGACGGCCTGCAAATGCTCGCCTGGTCGCCGCTGGCCGGCGGCAGGCTTGAGGAGGAGGGGCTTGGGGTTCTGTTGCAGGAACTGGCCGCCAGGGTCGGTTGCGGTTCTGTTGGCCTGGCCATGGCCTGGTTGCGGCGCATCCCGGGGATGCCTGTACCGGTGCTGGGCAGCCTGAACGAACACCGCATCAATGATGCGCTGGCAGGCTGCCGCTACGAAATGCAGCGTGCCGACTGGTTCGCGCTGCTCGAAATGGCCCGGGGGCAGCGGCTCCCCTGA
- a CDS encoding D-hexose-6-phosphate mutarotase: protein MNKELMALLQAMPDGIQDASLNGFSLLLLRQPWGELVLSRQGAQVLHFRPAGRQPLLWLSDCVQPAPAPIRGGIPLCWPWFAAHPQDPSRPFHGLARTALWDIEVKSCDSRGASLVLQPEATLGTGLVPSVTVEVIDQALQVSIATLNATDAPILLSQALHSYLAVSDVNQVVLDGLDGCEYRDKLQDGALCRQQGPLLIRQATDRIYRHDTVTRVQDTGAQRCLGIGKFGSGSTVVWNPGAAAESIADVGMAQQPAFVCVEAANTFVDPVQLLPGQQYRMGTLISILE from the coding sequence ATGAACAAGGAACTCATGGCGCTGCTGCAGGCAATGCCGGATGGCATCCAGGATGCATCGCTGAATGGCTTTTCGCTGCTTCTGCTGCGTCAGCCCTGGGGGGAGCTGGTGCTGTCGCGCCAGGGCGCGCAGGTACTGCACTTTCGGCCCGCCGGTCGGCAACCTTTACTCTGGCTGAGCGACTGTGTGCAGCCGGCGCCCGCACCCATTCGTGGCGGTATCCCGCTGTGCTGGCCCTGGTTTGCGGCGCACCCGCAGGACCCGTCCCGACCGTTTCATGGCCTGGCGCGAACCGCGCTTTGGGATATCGAGGTGAAATCCTGCGATAGCAGGGGCGCGAGCCTCGTGCTGCAGCCTGAGGCCACGCTGGGTACCGGTCTGGTCCCCAGCGTGACGGTCGAGGTGATTGATCAGGCCCTGCAAGTCAGTATCGCGACCCTGAACGCGACCGATGCGCCTATACTGCTGTCCCAGGCGCTGCACAGCTACCTGGCAGTGTCGGACGTGAACCAGGTCGTGCTGGATGGACTGGATGGATGCGAATACCGCGACAAGCTGCAGGATGGCGCGCTCTGTCGCCAGCAAGGGCCGCTGCTGATTCGCCAGGCCACGGACCGCATCTACCGTCATGACACGGTCACACGGGTGCAGGATACTGGCGCGCAGCGCTGTCTTGGCATTGGCAAATTCGGCAGCGGCTCAACCGTGGTATGGAACCCCGGTGCGGCGGCCGAGTCCATCGCGGATGTGGGCATGGCGCAACAGCCGGCCTTTGTCTGCGTTGAGGCAGCCAACACCTTCGTCGACCCGGTTCAGCTGCTACCGGGCCAGCAGTACCGCATGGGAACCCTTATATCGATCCTGGAGTAG